One Scyliorhinus canicula chromosome 12, sScyCan1.1, whole genome shotgun sequence genomic region harbors:
- the fam222ba gene encoding protein FAM222B isoform X1: MRPGCRVKTTRNILRYLWRDFKGENTQKMRSAQYPTPAELDAYAKKVANNPLTIKIFPNSVKVPQRKHLRRTVNGLDTSGQRFSPYPSQASSHRGLLAIVKLPTKRVVKDFNGTRARLLPDMNPPSAPYAAPSTLSYPQNMLLQPGLHGYRKMRPDGDAPPNVTVSTSTIPLSMAANLQQNRPSDLNSIVHQIYQMCQASAGLTTTSVCEGQIANPSPISRNVLIHASTRVSGHSVPGHLPPCIVNPGDPTIAMTAIAPGGVAMGNLSRMQAAYQNDIDSATWHQHQLAQLQHLTRDTAGTGHPNKLHREISGAGFTSKTLSYPAELCLGQPYNLKVPGDKLSPSPPVNGIQGALPYSNGQYFQPIWNNILPTPNSDSSGSQDLGMVFHGGASGPVDCVAGTHFRAGAGSSSQTNVLQTMDYLGGDYQNSCFRDQTMGMLGKVHRPSISRGPEPNLNQNSHIHHHVYR; the protein is encoded by the coding sequence GGGAAAATACACAGAAGATGAGATCTGCACAGTACCCAACCCCAGCAGAATTGGATGCATATGCTAAGAAAGTTGCCAACAATCCACTGACTATAAAAATCTTCCCAAATAGTGTCAAAGTACCACAAAGGAAACACCTCCGTCGTACGGTAAACGGTTTGGATACTTCGGGCCAGCGATTCAGCCCTTACCCTTCTCAGGCCAGCTCCCATCGTGGTTTGCTCGCAATTGTTAAGCTGCCCACGAAAAGGGTTGTGAAAGACTTCAACGGAACCCGCGCAAGGTTGCTGCCGGACATGAACCCCCCGTCTGCTCCGTATGCTGCACCTAGCACTTTATCCTACCCCCAAAACATGCTGCTGCAACCGGGTCTACATGGATATCGGAAGATGCGCCCAGACGGGGATGCCCCTCCCAACGTCACAGTGTCTACCTCAACCATTCCGCTCTCCATGGCTGCTAACCTGCAGCAGAACCGGCCCTCTGACTTGAACAGCATTGTGCACCAGATATACCAGATGTGCCAGGCCAGCGCGGGCCTTACCACTACCTCAGTCTGTGAGGGACAGATCGCCAACCCCAGCCCCATCAGCCGCAATGTGCTGATCCACGCCAGCACCCGGGTGTCTGGCCACAGTGTGCCAGGTCACCTGCCCCCCTGCATCGTAAATCCAGGCGACCCAACTATCGCCATGACAGCCATTGCCCCTGGTGGTGTTGCCATGGGCAATTTGAGCAGGATGCAAGCGGCCTACCAGAATGACATAGATTCTGCCACATGGCATCAGCACCAATTGGCACAGTTGCAACATCTGACCAGAGACACTGCTGGAACAGGGCATCCTAACAAGCTCCACAGAGAGATTTCTGGAGCTGGCTTCACCAGCAAAACGTTGAGTTACCCTGCTGAGCTGTGCCTGGGCCAGCCTTACAATCTAAAGGTTCCTGGAGATAAATTGTCGCCATCGCCGCCAGTGAATGGAATCCAGGGGGCTCTCCCGTACTCCAACGGGCAGTACTTCCAGCCAATATGGAACAACATCCTTCCGACTCCCAACAGCgacagctcagggtcccaggaCCTGGGAATGGTGTTTCATGGAGGAGCCTCCGGCCCGGTGGACTGTgtggcagggactcactttcgaGCTGGGGCTGGTTCCTCCAGCCAAACAAATGTCCTGCAGACCATGGACTACCTAGGTGGGGACTACCAAAACTCCTGCTTTAGGGACCAGACTATGGGGATGTTGGGGAAGGTCCACAGGCCCTCGATTAGCCGAGGCCCAGAACCAAATCTTAATCAGAATAGTCATATTCACCACCATGTGTACAGATGA
- the fam222ba gene encoding protein FAM222B isoform X2: MYLKWENTQKMRSAQYPTPAELDAYAKKVANNPLTIKIFPNSVKVPQRKHLRRTVNGLDTSGQRFSPYPSQASSHRGLLAIVKLPTKRVVKDFNGTRARLLPDMNPPSAPYAAPSTLSYPQNMLLQPGLHGYRKMRPDGDAPPNVTVSTSTIPLSMAANLQQNRPSDLNSIVHQIYQMCQASAGLTTTSVCEGQIANPSPISRNVLIHASTRVSGHSVPGHLPPCIVNPGDPTIAMTAIAPGGVAMGNLSRMQAAYQNDIDSATWHQHQLAQLQHLTRDTAGTGHPNKLHREISGAGFTSKTLSYPAELCLGQPYNLKVPGDKLSPSPPVNGIQGALPYSNGQYFQPIWNNILPTPNSDSSGSQDLGMVFHGGASGPVDCVAGTHFRAGAGSSSQTNVLQTMDYLGGDYQNSCFRDQTMGMLGKVHRPSISRGPEPNLNQNSHIHHHVYR; encoded by the coding sequence GGGAAAATACACAGAAGATGAGATCTGCACAGTACCCAACCCCAGCAGAATTGGATGCATATGCTAAGAAAGTTGCCAACAATCCACTGACTATAAAAATCTTCCCAAATAGTGTCAAAGTACCACAAAGGAAACACCTCCGTCGTACGGTAAACGGTTTGGATACTTCGGGCCAGCGATTCAGCCCTTACCCTTCTCAGGCCAGCTCCCATCGTGGTTTGCTCGCAATTGTTAAGCTGCCCACGAAAAGGGTTGTGAAAGACTTCAACGGAACCCGCGCAAGGTTGCTGCCGGACATGAACCCCCCGTCTGCTCCGTATGCTGCACCTAGCACTTTATCCTACCCCCAAAACATGCTGCTGCAACCGGGTCTACATGGATATCGGAAGATGCGCCCAGACGGGGATGCCCCTCCCAACGTCACAGTGTCTACCTCAACCATTCCGCTCTCCATGGCTGCTAACCTGCAGCAGAACCGGCCCTCTGACTTGAACAGCATTGTGCACCAGATATACCAGATGTGCCAGGCCAGCGCGGGCCTTACCACTACCTCAGTCTGTGAGGGACAGATCGCCAACCCCAGCCCCATCAGCCGCAATGTGCTGATCCACGCCAGCACCCGGGTGTCTGGCCACAGTGTGCCAGGTCACCTGCCCCCCTGCATCGTAAATCCAGGCGACCCAACTATCGCCATGACAGCCATTGCCCCTGGTGGTGTTGCCATGGGCAATTTGAGCAGGATGCAAGCGGCCTACCAGAATGACATAGATTCTGCCACATGGCATCAGCACCAATTGGCACAGTTGCAACATCTGACCAGAGACACTGCTGGAACAGGGCATCCTAACAAGCTCCACAGAGAGATTTCTGGAGCTGGCTTCACCAGCAAAACGTTGAGTTACCCTGCTGAGCTGTGCCTGGGCCAGCCTTACAATCTAAAGGTTCCTGGAGATAAATTGTCGCCATCGCCGCCAGTGAATGGAATCCAGGGGGCTCTCCCGTACTCCAACGGGCAGTACTTCCAGCCAATATGGAACAACATCCTTCCGACTCCCAACAGCgacagctcagggtcccaggaCCTGGGAATGGTGTTTCATGGAGGAGCCTCCGGCCCGGTGGACTGTgtggcagggactcactttcgaGCTGGGGCTGGTTCCTCCAGCCAAACAAATGTCCTGCAGACCATGGACTACCTAGGTGGGGACTACCAAAACTCCTGCTTTAGGGACCAGACTATGGGGATGTTGGGGAAGGTCCACAGGCCCTCGATTAGCCGAGGCCCAGAACCAAATCTTAATCAGAATAGTCATATTCACCACCATGTGTACAGATGA
- the fam222ba gene encoding protein FAM222B isoform X3 — MRSAQYPTPAELDAYAKKVANNPLTIKIFPNSVKVPQRKHLRRTVNGLDTSGQRFSPYPSQASSHRGLLAIVKLPTKRVVKDFNGTRARLLPDMNPPSAPYAAPSTLSYPQNMLLQPGLHGYRKMRPDGDAPPNVTVSTSTIPLSMAANLQQNRPSDLNSIVHQIYQMCQASAGLTTTSVCEGQIANPSPISRNVLIHASTRVSGHSVPGHLPPCIVNPGDPTIAMTAIAPGGVAMGNLSRMQAAYQNDIDSATWHQHQLAQLQHLTRDTAGTGHPNKLHREISGAGFTSKTLSYPAELCLGQPYNLKVPGDKLSPSPPVNGIQGALPYSNGQYFQPIWNNILPTPNSDSSGSQDLGMVFHGGASGPVDCVAGTHFRAGAGSSSQTNVLQTMDYLGGDYQNSCFRDQTMGMLGKVHRPSISRGPEPNLNQNSHIHHHVYR; from the coding sequence ATGAGATCTGCACAGTACCCAACCCCAGCAGAATTGGATGCATATGCTAAGAAAGTTGCCAACAATCCACTGACTATAAAAATCTTCCCAAATAGTGTCAAAGTACCACAAAGGAAACACCTCCGTCGTACGGTAAACGGTTTGGATACTTCGGGCCAGCGATTCAGCCCTTACCCTTCTCAGGCCAGCTCCCATCGTGGTTTGCTCGCAATTGTTAAGCTGCCCACGAAAAGGGTTGTGAAAGACTTCAACGGAACCCGCGCAAGGTTGCTGCCGGACATGAACCCCCCGTCTGCTCCGTATGCTGCACCTAGCACTTTATCCTACCCCCAAAACATGCTGCTGCAACCGGGTCTACATGGATATCGGAAGATGCGCCCAGACGGGGATGCCCCTCCCAACGTCACAGTGTCTACCTCAACCATTCCGCTCTCCATGGCTGCTAACCTGCAGCAGAACCGGCCCTCTGACTTGAACAGCATTGTGCACCAGATATACCAGATGTGCCAGGCCAGCGCGGGCCTTACCACTACCTCAGTCTGTGAGGGACAGATCGCCAACCCCAGCCCCATCAGCCGCAATGTGCTGATCCACGCCAGCACCCGGGTGTCTGGCCACAGTGTGCCAGGTCACCTGCCCCCCTGCATCGTAAATCCAGGCGACCCAACTATCGCCATGACAGCCATTGCCCCTGGTGGTGTTGCCATGGGCAATTTGAGCAGGATGCAAGCGGCCTACCAGAATGACATAGATTCTGCCACATGGCATCAGCACCAATTGGCACAGTTGCAACATCTGACCAGAGACACTGCTGGAACAGGGCATCCTAACAAGCTCCACAGAGAGATTTCTGGAGCTGGCTTCACCAGCAAAACGTTGAGTTACCCTGCTGAGCTGTGCCTGGGCCAGCCTTACAATCTAAAGGTTCCTGGAGATAAATTGTCGCCATCGCCGCCAGTGAATGGAATCCAGGGGGCTCTCCCGTACTCCAACGGGCAGTACTTCCAGCCAATATGGAACAACATCCTTCCGACTCCCAACAGCgacagctcagggtcccaggaCCTGGGAATGGTGTTTCATGGAGGAGCCTCCGGCCCGGTGGACTGTgtggcagggactcactttcgaGCTGGGGCTGGTTCCTCCAGCCAAACAAATGTCCTGCAGACCATGGACTACCTAGGTGGGGACTACCAAAACTCCTGCTTTAGGGACCAGACTATGGGGATGTTGGGGAAGGTCCACAGGCCCTCGATTAGCCGAGGCCCAGAACCAAATCTTAATCAGAATAGTCATATTCACCACCATGTGTACAGATGA